ATCGCGTACCCCGGCGGCGCTCACCACGTTGCCAGCCGCCACGGGCACAGCAGGTGAGAGCGCACGCACGGCGCGCACAGCGTCCATCATCTTTTCCTGATGCCCATGGGCCGTGTCCACAACCAGCGCATCGACCCCATATTCGAGCAGGGCAGCGGCTTTTGCTGAAACGTCACCGTTGATACCCACGGCCATGCCCAACCGCAACCTCCCTGATGCGTCCAGTGCCGGTTGATAGATGGTTGAGCGCAGGGCACCGCTTCGGGTCAGCACACCAACAACCTGCGACGCGCGCAAAACTGGCGCGTAGTCTGTTCCCGCCGCATCCAACACAGCAAATGCTTCACGCAACGCCTCATCAGTGAGCGATTTCGCGGCAGCGAAATCAAGATCGCCGGCATCCGCATGCGCCCGGATCTCATCGAACGGTGCAGCGTCCAGCGTCAGTACGTTTGAACGCATCACCGAAGACAGAGAGGAGAACCTGTCCACACCCTCGCAGTCAACGCCACGCACAACACCAACAAAATCAAGACCATCAACAATCACCACCGCATTGTGGGCCCGTTTACTCATCAGGTGCACGGCATCAATAACAATGTCTCCGGCTGTCATGACCAGCGGCGTTTCAAATAAAGCGTCTCGCGTCTTCACCCAAGCACTAACACTTTCAAGCACTTCCAAGGGAACGTCCTGGGGCAAAATGGCCATCCCGCCGCGCCGGGCAATGGTCTCGGCCATTCGCTTCCCAGCGACAGCCGTCATGTTAGCCACCACCAACGGAATAGTGGTGCCAGTACCATCGCCACTGGCAAGGTCAACATCCAAACGCGAGGTTACGGTGGAACGCGACGGAATCAAAAACACGTCTGAATAGGTCAACTCTGTTGCAGGCTGGTTAAGAAAACGCATGACACTCCCTGGGAAAAAGGGCCCCTGCTGAGTGCCGGCAGCGGCTGACGGGGCGCAAACAGGGCGCCCGCGTAAGAGTCTAGCCACGAAGCGATACCGTTCACCGCAAAAATTTGCACCTTTTTTCTTATCTAAGAGACGCGCCGCGGCGTAGATTGGCCTACAGGCCACCATGCTTACTAGACTTACACGCGGATAGGGTTTGTTGGACCCCACCCACTTTCGAATAGGCTACGCAGGGTTGCGCAGTCAGCATCCGCCAGATTCGGGTGTCGCTAGTTTTTTGCAACCTTGTTCAGCGGGCA
This genomic window from Arthrobacter sp. TMP15 contains:
- a CDS encoding GuaB1 family IMP dehydrogenase-related protein, translated to MRFLNQPATELTYSDVFLIPSRSTVTSRLDVDLASGDGTGTTIPLVVANMTAVAGKRMAETIARRGGMAILPQDVPLEVLESVSAWVKTRDALFETPLVMTAGDIVIDAVHLMSKRAHNAVVIVDGLDFVGVVRGVDCEGVDRFSSLSSVMRSNVLTLDAAPFDEIRAHADAGDLDFAAAKSLTDEALREAFAVLDAAGTDYAPVLRASQVVGVLTRSGALRSTIYQPALDASGRLRLGMAVGINGDVSAKAAALLEYGVDALVVDTAHGHQEKMMDAVRAVRALSPAVPVAAGNVVSAAGVRDLVEAGADIIKVGVGPGAMCTTRMMTAVGRPQFSAVLECSTAAAGLGAHVWADGGVRYPRDVALALAAGASQVMIGSWFAGTYESPGDLQVDAGGRQYKESFGMASARAVQNRTSREGAFERARKGLFEEGISTSKMYLDPARPGVEDLLDMITAGLRSSFTYAGAASLAQFRERAIVGVQSAAGYEEGRPLPQSW